From the genome of Anopheles funestus chromosome 2RL, idAnoFuneDA-416_04, whole genome shotgun sequence:
CATACAATTAGGACCTCTCAAGCTCAAATCACGTCCGTGTTAACACTCCTCGAGgtgatatgttttttgttgttgcacctAATGTCAAGTGCACACGTTAATGAAGGCCCGTTTTACTAGATATTTGTTTGTAGTCGCAAGATACCTTTGATCCGATCCGATTGGAACTAAACTGTAATGAGTTCGGTGATTTAAAAGCatattgcacacacacacgttatGTATGGGATGGAAATCCTGTGACAACGATTGCACAATGTACATAAAGCTGGAATGTAAACAATTCCAGGCAGGCAGATGATCGTAGCAAACAAGGGAACGGAACCATCTATTCTACAATCGACGCATCGTCTCCTACCGTTCAAAGTCCATAAACATCGCTAATCAAGCGGTGTTGTACTAGGGTATGTTTCGAACTAAGAACGAACACCAACACACTGCTGGGATTGATGTAGCACTCTGATTTTTTCCTGCCTAAGGTTAAAGGTGGAATAAGCAGCTGTAActaaataggaaaaaaaggtacagAAACATTCGGCCTTTGTACACTGATAATAACGTTAAGTAGGCCAGAACTGCCCGAACAGTGTATTATGCTTTACTGCACCAAATGGCCAATGACTCCGTcacaaaaaagcatacaagAAAAAAGTCATCTGAGAGCTATGCTTTGTAGAATGCAAGagatgaaagtgaaattgATGAAGGGGAGAATAGGGAGGAAATTCAAGTGTGAATCTGCGTGCGTGCGAATTCATAGTAGCTGAAATAAACATAGCATTGCGTAACGGCGCACGGTTAATTCATactgattttttcttctcactgTCTCGCTAGAATTAAGGTCACAAAAAGAATCGGATCCGGGTATTTTTCATTATGggttttgattttcatttcaactacaaaataacgaaacacataacacgtacacacgcacacacacacatatacacgtACGCACAATTCAGCCCAAATGAAGGAATTCGTTTTCCATCTCCCGGCCGTAATACGGTGCTTTACCTGATTTGATGACTTTGACCGCTTCTTCCGCCGTCGTGTACTTCGGTTCGCGCTCGAGCGGCTGCGAAATTTGGTTGGAATAGGTGAAGAAGGAATTCCGCTGCGTGGCCGCGGCCACCAAACGAGGTGCGGAATTGCCGGTGAGCAACAACCGTGGTGCAAAGCGGAGTGCGAACGAAGACATGGTTTTGTACTTCAGTTATTCGAAAACTTGCGAAATATTTGCTTCCACTTTAGTACTGTCCGCCCGGTTTTTGTGTGGTTGACCGTAATTTTACACAAACTTGCACTGCCGACACGCTGAGCTCCCGCTTTTGCGTCGAGTTATGCGAactaatttgttttcattcaatcGGTGGTGTCACTTTTGGTTGACACTTGCTGCCGACAATGTGATTCGAATATTGACCAAATGAGTGTAATCTCATAGTGCGATGTGACCGTGTGGAATGAAAAATGCGACCATAGTAGGGGGTTTTCAACTTGTGTCcgaaaatgttccatttttgcCCAGCAGTGCATTTGaacgaaaatatttgaatttgatcGAAGCATTTCTTGTCCAACGGggtgagtaattttgaaaaaggaAGTGTTTTGTACAAATTATGTTCAGTTTGCATGATCAGGTGTAGTTTACATAAATGTAAGTTGTACAATAAAGGAAATTTTCTTTCGGGAATTTAGTTTATCATTCCATTCCACTGATTGATCGTATTCGGTCCGTTTATGCATATTCACAAACGTGTTGCAAATTATATGtacatttgatttatttatttgagtGCCTGTGCCGTCCACTTAATGTTTATTGTATTCGTTTCCGTTACACCTAACATTACACTTACGTACTATCGCCAATAAAGGGAAAATTTGAGAATACTAGCACATAACATGATCTGCTAACGTTAGGCGTACAGCAACCGTAACAATCGCTTTTGTtcatacattttcttttgctacttTTCCTCacatgaaaaaaggaaatttttctTACATTGTCTGGAATATAATGCTAACCAAACACAAGGGTAGATGAAAAAAGGAGACTAGAGTAATGTTGACTGGTTTGAGACATTCGAGCTTTTAAAAAGACCAAcagtaatttttgtttatggATTTGCAGTGTAATGCGTTTGCAAAATACTTCAACACAGTAACTTAACCGACGGCAACAAAGACGTTTTAACATAAACAAAGaatgtttgaataaataaagaaaatgccTATCAAAAAGCAGCATCCCGTGATTATTAGCGCTTTCAGGAGCTTTACTGGCTTGTTGCCAAGTCTTAGGTTCTGTCTTTTTCACTTACAACTAACCTAACTCTACGCTTAATACTACCTTCACTTGGCCTGTGGTACATTTTTGGTAACATTCGATTAAAATTCAACCACTCTGCAACTTACGTGACTTACTGGGTGAGCAACAAAAGAATGAACAATATAGAACAATTCGCTAGTTTAAATAATattctaaaacaaacattaaactaaAACGTAACTTTGGTCTTGCGTTTTTCCAGCCCAAAAACACGCGGACTGCTTCTTACATTGTCTATTCAGCTACGGAGGCTGGGGTTTCGGGTTTATTACTCTACTTACATACAACGTAAGAGCTAGACTCCCTTGCAAACGATTCGATTCTTTATACGGTCGTTGTAGTGTTACGATCGTCCCTAGTAGTGCCCCATGGACAGCAAGGAATGTGCGTGTTATTGAAAGTAAGGGAAACGTGTCTAGGAGCGGGTACATTTTAGTGTTCCGAAACATTACCGCCCAACAAGCGTCATGTTGAAGCACAGCTGGTGATCTCGCTGATCGCCCCACCCACCGTTACCCTTGCGCAGCTTCGTCTTCTTAATCACACTGGTCTGTGTGAGTGATATCGAACGGGGAAACAGTTGCTGGGAGCCACGAGCTACTTTCAGGACTTGCTGCACCTTTGAGATCACCTGGTTCGATTCACAGTTACTCTTTTTATGATGTACACCactaaaagggaaaacaagcCAAACGGTTATTATTGCACTATGTACAGAGATCATACATGATGTAAGCGGACTGTACCATTCGCCGATGTGAAAAACTCTCGGTCCTTTTACCACCATGACGTGCAGTTTCTGTTTTAGGCATTGCTGCGAAACGTGCTGCAACGACCAGTCCCAGTTGTAGTCATCATACTCGCAAAAGTGACGCGCACAGCGTACTATATCGTACCAGGTGGTACGGTTAAACGCCATACCCATGTTGTGCTTGCTGCTTATCCAGGGCGTCACCTCAACCTGCGTAAGGAACATGAGTGCGATGTGAGTAAGTAGTTGAAAGTAGCCCTGTCGCCGACAGGGTCACTCCGTTAGAAGCGCACGCCGCGTGTGAGACATAAGAGCTGCATCGGCAGTCTGGGTGCAGTGATTGATCGAGTTTCACGCCCAAGCCGGTGCCGCGGTTTTCGCGGCGTCAACAATTTGGGTGCTACGATCAATCGCAGCCCAAAATGCTGGTGCATCGTTGATCGCACGCACCACGAACCTTGCCACGGCTTTGCATCGTCGGCAATTTGAGTGCCGTGCAACGATAAAATAAGCCAGCAACAGGTGGTGCGCGTATGGTAAACATTATTGTTAAGTAAGCaaaaatttagtatttaagaacgttaattttaaccaataaaGTCAGTATGTCTAAAAGTACCCCGGTGTGGAGGCTTCAGATATTAGTGCTTGAGTCGGCGTGAACTGCGCCTGTCTCGAGAAGGTTTATCCGAAAACTCGCATAAACTACAAGCCCTATAGCCAACTTCACAGCTGTTAGTAGATGAGATAACGCCGAAGCGTAACGTAAAGTAACGCAAACGTACCGGTAAACAGTTTGGGGTTTTACTACCGCGTTTAATACTATGATGCAAGATTGTAACAATTTTAGTAATAGTTCTACCGGTGgttttatattgtttaaaGTTTAGGAATACACTTTATGTATTTAATTGCCCTGATGGTAAacgttttccaataaaaaatgcaacctTCAGAGTTGACGACAAATAagagaaacaataacaaagaACATTCTAGCATAAAAAGGACCAGACAGAAACAGATCCAAACATACTTGATTTTAAAGATAGCTTTTCACACATAAActtaaaaccaaaaatggaAGCGTTGGATAAAGGATAAATTATTCGCAATGAAAGCTACGAGCGATAATGTTAAATTTACAATTGCAAAGATATCGTTTATGTGCATTGAACACTCGATAcatgataacaaaaaatcggACGATGAAATGAAGGGTCGCTAATGTGGGATACACTACTATGGTAATCGGCGAATTGTCTCATGGAAGGGAAAGGAAGGCAGGATTGCGAGTTTAGCAAATTGCATGCAAACCCAGTGTAAGTGTACGTGCTGTGCAATGGTGCTTTGGTGGTGCTCATTAAACAATAACGTAAGTATTCTACACGCGGTCCTATGATCGATATCGTTTAGTGTGGCGAGCAataatggatgaaatgcaacATACACAAAGTAATAACAGGTTCAAACAGATGGACACACAAGTTAGTACAGGGTGAAGGGAAACGTTAGAGaggtacacaaacacatccaaACCGAAGCTGAAACGATGAACGCTGAAAGGATGCATCATATTTTGTACGGTTGAGCAATTCGATAATGAATGAAGCGTGGTTTTGAATAATCCGCCTACACGGTGTACGACACTTTCAGTTTCGATTAATCTTCGAGATGCAATCTTGCTGATAAGCGCTAACAAATAGTTGTTCTTTTAAACCCTTTATTTACATGAGCATTATTAATTCGATAGCATTGTAACATTTCATACGGTGCGGATGTTCTGATACAATcagtattcttttttaaatcaatttgtaaCGTCCAAGTCGTTGTATGAAAACGAGTATTTATTGGGTAGCAATTAAAGCGaaactagtaaaaaatattgtaaacaaGCTTATGAACAGATAAAATCACAGTTCAGACTTTTCTTATCGTTATTGTCCTTTTTAAAAAACTTATAGCAATACTTCGCGCAGATTACAGTCAATGATCAGTAAGCAAAGAAGGTTTACTTTACTAGGCTGAAGCGAGAATATAAAGCAGTTCAATTATACTGTAATTCGACATAATTTTTTTAGTGCTAGTTTGTTGTAGTAGTTGTAGTTgtagttagaaaaaaaatcaacattaaaTGCAATGCAATTCAAATCGAATGTTACATTTGTACATCGTTTGCGTTCGATTGTTATAAAAAAGCTTTCaattcaataaacaaaacatcactggagcaaataaaacaacattgttATTTTGTCTGTTCAAAAGTGAGCAGACAAATCAGTAAacgacaaaaaggaaaaaaaatcaatgcgATGCAATCAAATCGATCAGATAGAAGCCAACTAATTCAAATCATACACTTAAACGATATTTTGATAAGCTGATATACAGTCGCTACCTTAGTATATGGTCACTAAAGTGTAAAGGTCAATACTAGTTGAATTATGCCATTTCAACATGATATAAGTGATAGCAACAATAGTAACAACTTCAAAATATTGCGTTACAAAGTAtaagtaatagtagtagtagaagaaGTAGTTGCAGTAGCAGCTGCGTGATAAGTAGTGGATGGATGGCGCTACCTTTTGATAGATTGAGTAGAGGGTTGGTAGCACCTGGTAACCCCACTGCGACTGAGACGCATACTTTTCCGTGGTGACCTGCGTCTGTAGTGATTGCTGTTGTGACTGTTGTtcttgatgctgctgctgctgttgctgctgctgctgctgctgctggcgttGTTTCTGAAGCAtaagctgctgttgctgctgcaactGGCGTTGCTGCTGGAGCAGtttctgctgttgttgatgctgtAGCGGCCGCCGTTGTCGCCAGACGTTGTCGTGTGATGTTTGTGGTGGTGAATTGGAAGGATGATTCAGAAAACCGTTACGTTcattgtttgcaaaaatattgctgTGGTATGTCTGTCCAATCAGTGCGTCGTGTGGCCGATCGTACCAAGCAGGCAGATCGGGAGGTGAGCGACGACTAGTGGGCATCCGTAATACATCTAATGTTCCAAGAACCGTTCCGGTCGAATCCGATCGGTAGTTGTGATTTCGATCGAGCAACGCACTGACATCAACCGTTGCCCGAGTTCGGCGTTCTGCATCTTTTAACTGACTTTTAGTGAGCACGCTGTAAGCGCTCGAAAAGGAGGCAGACGATCCTCGATCGGTATTCGTACCGTGCAATGGAACGGACTGTTGCCCTTCCCAGACAGTTCCCACTTTTGCTACTTTTCTCGGATACCAGCCATTTAGATAGGGCTGGGCACGCTGAAGATTCGGCAAGTGTGGCGTTTTGGTGTGATGAAATGATGTATGAACGAAGATGATGGTACATGATGAAGGTTTTGATGTGAATGATGGcagtttgatgtttttgaagCACGCATTAGTGACACAATAGATTGTAAAGGGTAGATAGAGAGATATTTAATGGTCTTTTAACTTTtaagtagcagcagcagcggcagtgTGTACGAGAGAGAGTGTGAGTTATGCGGCAAACTGATACAATAGTTAGTGTTAGTGTGAGAATGCATGTATCGAATAAAAAACTGTACAGACATTCAACAGAAAGGATGTAAGATTGTGAGCAAATGATCGCTCACAGATAATGTCTTTTGAACCTTTTCTTTTATGCGTCCACTTCGCTAAGGAGCAATTAGTGGAATAAAATGGCGTTAATGTGTCGTATACGTGTGGCAGAGTGTAATAAACTATTCATATTAACACATTCTAAGACGTGATTGGCAAAGCACAGGGTGTGTAGGTGTGTTCATTTGTGATCTAGTGGCGTTGGAGCAAGCGGAAGTAAGGATCATGAAAGTGGATTTTGTAGAAACAAATGCTGTGTTGCAGTGAAACTCATTGTTATATAGTCAATAGCTTCACTTTTAAGTTGAATATTGAtagcaaattttcaaaaaaaaaccaattagaATAGATTATAACCTTTCTTTAGATGACGTTACAGTGGATGCTTTAAAAACCATTTTATAAATCACAAGTAATCGACCCACTCGCTACAACAATTCCAtcgttttgttcacttttacAGTTTAGACAAAATTACTTCCActccgtgtgtttgtgtgatatGTGTAGGCAATGTGTCGATAAATCGATAAAGAATGTAAATCAATTACAGCTAACAAAAATGGtacggaaaacaaaaccttaaCTAAAACGATCTATTCTGTACATTCGGATTTGTCCCTGTTTGTGTTGCATGTGGAGAAGTTTTGGTTCTGCTTGCACTGTGTCTTTGTTTCACGTTCGGTAGTTGCATAAGGAACTAAATACACTTGATACTTGGTGATGGTCGGTTAGTGTGCCGAATTTGGGGTGAGTTCAGTGTCTCAGGATATTTAGACAATCGTACGGGAGCCAGCGCACATGAGCTGACATGGACTTTGGTTCTAAATGTAATTGCGCACAGTTTTGGAACTTGTGAATaggggaatgtttttttttgtctgctcttcggtgttttaaaattgataaatgaAATTACCTTTTTGTTGTACGTGTAGTAGTTGAAAGTTTTCAGATATGTGCCTAGCGATAGGATGTTACACTTTGGACACAGGTCCTGCGATTTCCGGAACATAAGTTCGAGGATGTAGAGAAAATCCTCCGCAACATAGTGATCCTCCTCGAGAAACACCACCATTCCTGTGAGGtaggaaaaaaggtaaaaacggTTCGGGATTGAGTGTGAGTGAGGGGATATTTTTAACTCAGTTTGTGCACCTACCCGTATGGTACTTGGTGACTTCCAGCTGGTCAAATACACGGTTCGCCTTCCACCACCAGTGATGTTTGGTTTGAGTGAATTTTGCCTCCCGGTAGTGTCCGTACAGATCGGGATGGAGTGCATTGTTGCACTTTCGCAGCAGTGCCCTGTAGGGTTAAAGGGCATTGCAAGCAAACCCATCAGTCAATGACTATTGAAGCATCTCTTAGCGAAGAGACTTactgttcttttttaatatccCTCGGGCAATCACCGGGGTCGGCACCGGGAAACTCGTTCGGGTGCGTTTGTATCGAGAAAGGATAGAAAATCTGGGCAGGAAGAAATGCAAAGTGCAGTGGACATTCGGTGACGAGCAGATGCACGGTATGAAAAAGTAatacaaaacaatcaatttatgCGCTGGATTAACACGTCCATTGTTCCGATGGTTACGGACGACCAAGGGTACGTACCTGCATTACTTTACAAAAGTCTATACTCTGTACCAAATCGTTGATATCATCGTCGTAGTGGTCGTGTGAGAAGACGAGTAAAGTGCGCGAAATGTCTCTCGCTTGGGCCAAGCTTACAATTAAGTGCCGTAAGTATGTTATCCTTTTGTGTACCTGTAAACCATTCATCAGACGGATGCGGGAAGAGAATGAATGTAGAAAATTGAGAATTATTAGGAGTATTAATGTGTTCGTGCGGTTTTTAACCAAAGTTTTGGGCTCTGTTTTGGCGAAAtggtaatttattcaattttcaaaatactgTCCGTCACTTTCCACAACCTTCTTCCACCTTTCAGGCAACTTTCTGATCCCGTCGCGGAAAAAAGATGGCGGTTTGGCCGCTAACCAATCCTCCATCCATTTTTGCACTTCTTGGTGATTATGGAACTGCTGGTCAGCCAGGCTGTGTTCCATCGACCGGAACAAATAGTAATCAGAAGGGGCAATGTCTGGGCTATACGGCGGGTGGGGTAGGACATCCCATTtgagtgtttttaaataatttttaaccgGTACCGCTATATGTGGCCTGGCATTGTCATGTAGCAATATGACTTTGTCGTGTCTATCGGCGTATTGtggtcttttttctttcaaagcaCGGCTTAAACGCATCAATTGTCGTCTATAGACCTCCCCAGTGAtcttttcgtttggttgtAGCAGCTCATAATACACCACACccagctggtcccaccaaATACACAGCATGATCTTCGCGCCATGAATATTCGGCTTGGCTGTCGATGATGTGGCATGTCCGGGGTATCCATACGTTGCACGACGTTTTGGATTATCGTAATGTACCCACTGTTCATCACCAGTCACTATTCGATGCAAAAATCCCTTCCGCTCTTGCCTTTGGAGCAGTTGTTCACAAGTGAACAAACGGCGTTCGACGTCTCTTGGCTTCAGGTCATAGGGCAACCAATTtcccaccttccggatcattCCCATTGCTTTTAATCGAAGAGAAATGGTTGGCTgagccactcccagtgtctgtgcaagtgttttttggttttgtgatgGATCTTCATCCAGTATTGCCTCTAATTCTCCATCCTCAAACTTTCGTGGTCCTCCGGAACGCTCCTCATCTTCCAAATCAAAATTGCCACTTTTGAACCGTGCAAACCACTTCTGACACGTTCGTTCAGCTAGAGCATGGTCACCATACACTTCTACCAAAATTTTATGACTTTCGGCAgcctttttcttcatattgaaataatgaagcaaaactccccgcaaaaacacattatttggTACAAATGATGCCATGTTCGGTGCTCGCAGATACTAtgttatttactatttatcaAAATGACAGATAGTGGATATTGTAGCCCAATAATGACACTTCAAattggcagtgttgccagattcaataaatatgtaataaataaatgggAGCATTAATACCAAAACCGCACGAACACATTAATACACCTAATAATTACAGTGTTGAAATATTCAATGAGGATTTGTGgttaattgttttgaaatgagAAATATCACAGTTACAAACACTAGTAgactaattaatttttacgaGTACCACACATAAGTATACGCAAGATCCTAGAAAACGATTGGACAAATAATCATTTTAGTATGcctgtataaaaaaaacagtttgtttCAGTGCTTTGTTCATCATAGAAAAAGATTCTCTGCGGTACTGATGAAATGCAAATATCTCATATTATAATTACtacccacacacgcacacacaaaacatactgaaaagtttaaatttcaGATCTATCAGACCTCGTTTTCTATCAGtaattaaaagtaaacattCATAGTCCGAGCCGATGCTGTCGGTATCATTCTTCGCTCGGTAGTAGCATAAGTTAGGAAGAAAGTATGGTATGTACACCGCGAATATTACTCAACTAAGTTCTTGCTGACCGACGGTTCGTACATAGTACGTGCTTTTAGCCGCACAATCTCAGTTCGAAGCTATTGAGCTGTAACAAAGTTAGCTCGTTTCTAACGACAGCCACGTGCTGCAcagcgatggaggcgcctggttatTTTCCGTTCCGCAATCGGGAAGGGTGCGAGAAAGGACACAGAGAAGGTTCCCCAGTGCGTAATGATAGTTAGTGATTATTACCGCTTGGTTGTCGGTTTAATGGAGAAATAATTGAGTCACCATTCCCATAGCAAAAGATTTCTGCTGTTGCAACACACTGGAAGAACGTGTGCGCGTTGTTTGGATGTAGTTAGTAGTCTCTATAGTTATTATATCTAATATTGCACCATCGGTTGCGTCATAGATGGTCTTTCGAAATTACTTCTCCAAGTGGTCGGTACCAAAGAGAAATTATTGCATTATTACCAAAAGAAAGCTCCCGCCGGAGCTGAGTTGCTTCATCTTCAACATGGTGATGGTGTACGTTGGAAAGGAACTATTCATTCCCAACGCTCAAAGAAATGTTTGATCATTTTGAAAAGAATTGCTACTGAAGCTACACCATAATCATAGGTagttagaaaaataaattgtaacttATAAAGGAAGTATTGACAAGCAAACGCAATGAATAGTAGAAGAATGATACAAGAAAAGTCAGCAAGCGGATAATGATATTATTCTTGCAAAACCTTCGTACTGTTTTTAATCTGCtgtgaggaagaaaaaaaaacaaaccgttaCGATTCCCTTAAGAAAATCACAAATGAAAGGCGTTGCCTCCAGCAGGTTTGATAAGCCCAACTCAGCATTAAAGAGTAACCTTTGGGTATCGTCCGCACAGTAAAGCATGGGACAGGATTGTTAATCCCGAATAATTTTCCATGCTTCTCGATTTGATCCGGTTCGTGGCGGAAAAAAGTCAGCAAAAGTCAAGCCCGAAaaagtgtgtggttttttttctacatttcccttcaacatcGTTCATGACTTAGGGATATTcttggattttttattcttcccttttttgccgCAAGTTGTTTGCAATTTAAAAGCCACGAATCGATTCATGCTCTATTGCTAGGAGGGAAATCCGCcgtgagacaaaaaaaaagaaaagaaataatccCAATGAAAAGGGAACATTGAAACAACCGAAAGAAAATCACTTCCGGGTATGTATTATGAAAGAGAATTTTTCCAGCTTAACCTACCACAAAAATCACGGTTTGCTTGGCCTCGATCGGTACGACTTTAACGGTGGGAAAACGGCACGGATTCACTCGTTTGCTTTGCTGACAAAGGAATTTGATTTGCATTCAACTAATAACCGTCCGTGGAAGGAAGTCTTAGCGTTGGCGATAACGATGCAAACTGTTTCACTTTCAATAAGACTTTCATAGACTTTCACAAGACTATGGCACGAAAATAACCATAAAAACTAATAGGCCACGTTAAATCGGATTATATTGCCAACGAATTGAATGTgtatataaaatgttttagcaaaaaaacaaatgctactttggttgcaaaatttaaaaagacaccaaaaataaatagcCCTGAAGTTTGATGTGGATTCCAATCAATGCCTGACACTCTCGTGCATTCTATTGGGACTAAATCCTGACCTATAATAACGTCACCAGCATTAAGCAACGCAAGCGATAAACTTTCGATTGTCAGATTCTACGTTCCTTTCTCGTTTCTCGATGGTCTTGACGTGTCCCTCGCATGGGGAACAAACCCACCAACGCAGTAGGGATATGTGGGTAGCCTCTGGGGAAGGTGAGATTGGGAAAACATGAAACGGACATATTTAGGACGTCCGGAATTATAATAGGTACCACACCACCCGGAACACTCCATGACACACCAGCCACGGTGTGTTGTGTAGtactaggttttttttgttgttctttatCGTGAAAGGCGTAACGAGCCTTTCGCTTCGTACAGGCTCCCATTTGGACTGGTCGTAAACCAAACGAACGGTTATTATTGAAAAAGCGACCATCGAAGTTTAGCAGAACCCGTCCGTAGCAAAATCGCTCAGGTAGCAGAGCGAATACTagctaaaaaaaagggataaggTTGACGTTGGGAGCCCGAAAAATGTTCGAGCTGCTGAATCGATTTCATTCATAGCTCGGTGTTTCAAGCGATCGGAACgggttttggttggttggctGGTGGGAGCTTTTATTTCACAAGTGATTTCCCCTGAGGGTCACATCGATTAATAAGGGGTGATTGGAAGCATCAGTTTTGCGAAGAAATTTGCAACAGGATCCAACTGGTGGCACACCAAATAGTGTAATGAATgtgattaaatttaaacttcCAGTTAGCTTTGAGCCTAAGTGCAAGGTGTACCGCAACCGGCGAAGGTCAGTTTTGTGATGACGGGGAGATTGTTCGTGTGTAGT
Proteins encoded in this window:
- the LOC125760789 gene encoding uncharacterized protein LOC125760789 isoform X1; amino-acid sequence: MMRGRRIPIALPNTGALSRRRHTLYIRSAIIVFILFAFLQFHVINYDSSDSGSSDSTNYSTAAILQMVPPVFHKYLTGKPRNSTHGQNGTHFGGEGPRTANISDILRMIHRYNDLQTVLNEDIYGPLQNDSVIVVVQVHKRITYLRHLIVSLAQARDISRTLLVFSHDHYDDDINDLVQSIDFCKVMQIFYPFSIQTHPNEFPGADPGDCPRDIKKEQALLRKCNNALHPDLYGHYREAKFTQTKHHWWWKANRVFDQLEVTKYHTGMVVFLEEDHYVAEDFLYILELMFRKSQDLCPKCNILSLGTYLKTFNYYTYNKKRAQPYLNGWYPRKVAKVGTVWEGQQSVPLHGTNTDRGSSASFSSAYSVLTKSQLKDAERRTRATVDVSALLDRNHNYRSDSTGTVLGTLDVLRMPTSRRSPPDLPAWYDRPHDALIGQTYHSNIFANNERNGFLNHPSNSPPQTSHDNVWRQRRPLQHQQQQKLLQQQRQLQQQQQLMLQKQRQQQQQQQQQQQQHQEQQSQQQSLQTQVTTEKYASQSQWGYQVLPTLYSIYQKVEVTPWISSKHNMGMAFNRTTWYDIVRCARHFCEYDDYNWDWSLQHVSQQCLKQKLHVMVVKGPRVFHIGECGVHHKKSNCESNQVISKVQQVLKVARGSQQLFPRSISLTQTSVIKKTKLRKGNGGWGDQRDHQLCFNMTLVGR
- the LOC125760789 gene encoding alpha-1,6-mannosyl-glycoprotein 2-beta-N-acetylglucosaminyltransferase isoform X2, with amino-acid sequence MMRGRRIPIALPNTGALSRRRHTLYIRSAIIVFILFAFLQFHVINYDSSDSGSSDSTNYSTAAILQMVPPVFHKYLTGKPRNSTHGQNGTHFGGEGPRTANISDILRMIHRYNDLQTVLNEDIYGPLQNDSVIVVVQVHKRITYLRHLIVSLAQARDISRTLLVFSHDHYDDDINDLVQSIDFCKVMQIFYPFSIQTHPNEFPGADPGDCPRDIKKEQALLRKCNNALHPDLYGHYREAKFTQTKHHWWWKANRVFDQLEVTKYHTGMVVFLEEDHYVAEDFLYILELMFRKSQDLCPKCNILSLGTYLKTFNYYTYNKKHQQQQKLLQQQRQLQQQQQLMLQKQRQQQQQQQQQQQQHQEQQSQQQSLQTQVTTEKYASQSQWGYQVLPTLYSIYQKVEVTPWISSKHNMGMAFNRTTWYDIVRCARHFCEYDDYNWDWSLQHVSQQCLKQKLHVMVVKGPRVFHIGECGVHHKKSNCESNQVISKVQQVLKVARGSQQLFPRSISLTQTSVIKKTKLRKGNGGWGDQRDHQLCFNMTLVGR
- the LOC125760789 gene encoding alpha-1,6-mannosyl-glycoprotein 2-beta-N-acetylglucosaminyltransferase isoform X3, with protein sequence MMRGRRIPIALPNTGALSRRRHTLYIRSAIIVFILFAFLQFHVINYDSSDSGSSDSTNYSTAAILQMVPPVFHKYLTGKPRNSTHGQNGTHFGGEGPRTANISDILRMIHRYNDLQTVLNEDIYGPLQNDSVIVVVQVHKRITYLRHLIVSLAQARDISRTLLVFSHDHYDDDINDLVQSIDFCKVMQIFYPFSIQTHPNEFPGADPGDCPRDIKKEQALLRKCNNALHPDLYGHYREAKFTQTKHHWWWKANRVFDQLEVTKYHTGMVVFLEEDHYVAEDFLYILELMFRKSQDLCPKCNILSLGTYLKTFNYYTYNKKVEVTPWISSKHNMGMAFNRTTWYDIVRCARHFCEYDDYNWDWSLQHVSQQCLKQKLHVMVVKGPRVFHIGECGVHHKKSNCESNQVISKVQQVLKVARGSQQLFPRSISLTQTSVIKKTKLRKGNGGWGDQRDHQLCFNMTLVGR